The Corallococcus soli genome includes a window with the following:
- a CDS encoding amino acid kinase family protein: protein MTAPVSITRYAPFLLDTALGLASVATHLSRRDAGTTRAAIVSSPPWLSTGLEAALSIALKGNAVLARQELDGLLARGLLMLEEAERRLGAPPGSTSVEAEGTRTLASLLEPARRALDGASLVRERRPALEDVVQGAGERLTAALLGRLLGARGVPSLEVDGADWTVTEGEPGQARVDREHTRARVATLRPTWEGRLTLHAGGRGVSLDGRSTTLGSGGADETAAVLAVLLGTPLTLWTDVPGVMTADPLHVADARPVPHLSYTEALELVYLGLPTLHPRALSTLRDADIPLRVRHLQQPDEPGTLIDVPGAGDGSVPTCVVSLEDLALLGLEGGAEEAARPVGPRALQALEAAGIDAWMAAQSSPGRSVAVVLHKAHAARAEQVLRRELAPELERGALLPPQVRAPVTQVALVAEAMGQGANVAGRLFQPLGALGINVRAIAQTASARSISFIVDGGETALTVRTVHAAFHFAHEEVSLLVLGHGVVGSQLLEQLRTLQQTLAQEHGIQLNLVGLADSRRVLFSPEGIPLHQWRERIEAVPEGASPPVVQALLEPLRRLPVPVLVDCTAADGMEALYLEAFRGGIHVVAANKKPLTQPREVWERLRSTARLNHRAYHYETTVGAGLPVIQTLKDLVRTGDRVHGVEGSFSGTLGYLSQQLMDGVPLSKAVRTARELGFTEPHPREDLAGTDAARKALILAREQGLELSMEDVEVEPFVPREYLEEADVERFLTSLEKLDRTFTSRIEGLRAEGKVLRYLARIDPAAKDGPVLRVGPVAVAKEHPATRLRGSEAFVAFSTERYADHPLLVQGAGAGGPVTAAGVLADILKIAQGLRGR, encoded by the coding sequence ATGACTGCCCCCGTGAGCATCACCCGCTACGCGCCCTTCCTGCTCGACACCGCCCTGGGCCTCGCGTCCGTGGCCACGCACCTGTCGCGCCGCGACGCGGGCACCACGCGCGCCGCCATCGTCTCGTCGCCGCCGTGGCTGTCCACGGGCCTGGAGGCCGCGCTGTCCATCGCGTTGAAGGGCAACGCCGTGCTGGCGCGACAGGAGCTGGATGGCCTCCTGGCGCGCGGCCTGTTGATGCTGGAGGAGGCCGAGCGCCGGCTGGGCGCGCCTCCGGGCTCCACGTCGGTGGAGGCGGAGGGGACGCGCACGCTGGCGTCGCTGCTGGAGCCCGCGCGGCGCGCGCTGGATGGCGCCAGCCTCGTGCGCGAGCGACGCCCGGCGCTGGAGGACGTGGTTCAGGGCGCGGGCGAGCGGCTGACGGCGGCGCTGCTGGGACGGCTGCTGGGAGCGCGGGGCGTGCCTTCGCTGGAGGTGGACGGGGCGGACTGGACGGTGACGGAGGGCGAGCCCGGACAGGCGCGCGTGGACCGGGAGCACACCCGCGCGCGTGTGGCGACGCTGCGGCCCACCTGGGAGGGACGGCTGACGCTGCATGCGGGAGGGCGCGGGGTGTCGCTCGACGGGCGCTCCACCACGCTGGGCTCCGGTGGCGCGGACGAGACGGCGGCGGTGCTGGCCGTGCTGCTGGGCACGCCGCTGACCCTGTGGACGGACGTGCCAGGGGTGATGACGGCGGATCCGCTCCACGTCGCGGACGCACGGCCGGTGCCGCACCTGAGCTACACCGAAGCACTGGAGCTGGTGTACCTGGGCCTGCCCACGCTGCACCCGCGCGCGCTGTCCACGCTGCGCGACGCGGACATCCCGCTGCGCGTGCGCCACCTGCAACAGCCCGACGAGCCCGGCACCCTCATCGACGTGCCCGGCGCGGGCGACGGCAGCGTGCCCACCTGCGTGGTGTCGCTGGAGGACCTGGCGCTGCTGGGGCTGGAGGGCGGCGCGGAGGAAGCGGCGCGGCCGGTGGGGCCTCGCGCGTTGCAGGCGCTGGAGGCGGCGGGCATCGACGCGTGGATGGCGGCGCAGTCGTCGCCGGGCCGTTCGGTGGCGGTGGTGCTGCACAAGGCCCATGCGGCGCGCGCGGAGCAGGTGCTGCGGCGTGAGCTGGCGCCGGAGCTGGAGCGGGGCGCGCTGCTGCCGCCCCAGGTGCGCGCGCCGGTGACGCAGGTGGCGCTGGTGGCGGAGGCGATGGGCCAGGGCGCCAACGTGGCCGGCCGCCTGTTCCAGCCGCTGGGTGCCCTGGGCATCAACGTGCGCGCCATCGCGCAGACGGCCAGCGCGCGCTCCATCTCGTTCATCGTGGATGGAGGGGAGACGGCGCTGACGGTGCGCACGGTGCACGCGGCCTTCCACTTCGCCCACGAGGAGGTGAGCCTGCTGGTGCTGGGCCATGGCGTGGTGGGCAGCCAACTGCTGGAGCAGCTGCGCACGCTGCAACAGACGCTGGCGCAGGAGCACGGCATCCAGCTCAACCTGGTGGGGCTCGCGGACAGCCGGCGGGTGCTCTTCTCGCCGGAGGGCATCCCGCTGCACCAGTGGCGCGAGCGCATTGAAGCGGTGCCCGAGGGAGCGTCACCGCCCGTGGTGCAGGCGCTGCTGGAGCCGCTGCGGCGGCTGCCGGTGCCGGTGCTGGTGGACTGCACCGCGGCGGACGGCATGGAGGCGCTGTACCTGGAGGCCTTCCGCGGCGGCATCCACGTCGTGGCGGCGAACAAGAAGCCGCTGACGCAGCCGCGCGAGGTGTGGGAGCGGCTCAGAAGCACCGCGCGCCTGAACCACCGCGCGTACCACTACGAGACGACGGTGGGCGCGGGCCTGCCCGTCATCCAGACGCTGAAGGACCTGGTGCGCACGGGGGACCGGGTGCACGGCGTGGAGGGCTCCTTCTCCGGGACGCTCGGCTACCTGAGCCAGCAGTTGATGGACGGCGTGCCGCTGTCGAAGGCGGTGCGCACCGCGCGCGAGCTGGGCTTCACGGAGCCGCACCCGCGCGAGGACCTGGCGGGCACGGACGCGGCGCGAAAGGCGCTCATCCTGGCGCGCGAGCAGGGCCTGGAGCTGTCGATGGAGGACGTGGAGGTGGAGCCCTTCGTGCCGCGCGAGTACCTGGAGGAGGCCGACGTGGAGCGCTTCCTCACCAGCCTGGAGAAGCTGGACCGCACGTTCACGTCGCGCATCGAGGGCCTGCGCGCGGAGGGCAAGGTGCTGCGCTACCTGGCGCGCATCGACCCCGCCGCGAAGGACGGGCCGGTGCTGCGCGTGGGGCCGGTGGCCGTGGCGAAGGAGCACCCGGCGACGCGGCTGCGCGGCTCGGAGGCGTTCGTGGCCTTCTCCACGGAGCGCTACGCGGACCACCCGCTGCTGGTGCAGGGAGCGGGCGCGGGAGGCCCCGTCACGGCGGCGGGCGTGCTCGCGGACATCCTGAAGATTGCCCAGGGCCTGCGCGGACGGTGA
- a CDS encoding alpha/beta fold hydrolase codes for MRPVRNPVELPARAETPRVFDLSLPDLPLEAGARVAPHLVRGWWWGPPEDLAWLRSRSRVHSEEATRAGRLQVVRRSASELRDAAADARRDGPRRAPDPVPTVLLVHALTGDMHAGGEGGWWEPVIGKGRPLDPSRVRLLCFNNQGSCYGTFGPADEGFPLRTDDTRFGPSPVLAKGDLRLDERSLPATLTPWDQARSILAALDALGIEEVALVTGGSLGGMVVLCLAALAPERFQRMVPIATAESASAWVVGWNHVARQAILLDPEYPESPRRGLELARQLATLTYRAEAGLDALQKRPQAWSSRALYPVESYLEHQGAKLEARFDARSYLALLGAMDHHDLARVPTPRGGPGLDRIRASTLSIGIDRDQLFPPEHMVTLSRRLRAQGLHAEYAALCSVHGHDGFLIEWDALAPLLLRALALPPGVGRDARPSSPAGVRARKTS; via the coding sequence ATGCGACCCGTGAGGAATCCCGTGGAGCTCCCCGCGCGCGCCGAAACACCGCGCGTCTTCGACCTGTCGCTGCCGGACCTGCCCCTGGAGGCCGGCGCCCGCGTGGCGCCCCACCTGGTGCGCGGCTGGTGGTGGGGGCCCCCGGAGGACCTCGCGTGGCTGCGGTCGCGCTCGCGCGTGCATTCGGAAGAGGCGACGCGCGCGGGCAGGCTTCAAGTCGTGCGGCGCTCCGCCTCCGAGTTGCGGGACGCCGCCGCCGATGCACGTCGCGACGGTCCGCGACGCGCGCCCGACCCCGTGCCCACCGTGCTGCTGGTGCACGCGCTCACCGGAGACATGCACGCGGGGGGCGAGGGCGGCTGGTGGGAGCCCGTCATCGGGAAGGGCCGGCCGCTGGACCCTTCGCGCGTGCGCCTGCTGTGCTTCAACAACCAGGGCTCCTGCTACGGCACCTTCGGCCCCGCGGACGAAGGCTTCCCCCTGCGCACCGACGACACCCGCTTCGGCCCGTCACCGGTGCTGGCCAAGGGCGACCTGCGCCTGGATGAGCGCAGCCTCCCCGCCACCCTCACGCCGTGGGACCAGGCGCGCTCCATCCTCGCGGCGCTGGACGCGCTGGGCATCGAGGAGGTGGCGCTCGTCACTGGCGGCTCGCTGGGCGGCATGGTGGTGCTGTGCCTCGCGGCGCTCGCGCCGGAGCGCTTCCAGCGCATGGTGCCCATCGCCACGGCGGAGTCGGCGTCCGCGTGGGTGGTGGGCTGGAACCACGTGGCCCGGCAGGCCATCCTGTTGGATCCGGAGTACCCGGAGTCCCCCCGGCGCGGCCTGGAGCTGGCGCGTCAGCTGGCGACGCTCACCTACCGCGCGGAGGCCGGCCTGGACGCGCTCCAGAAGCGCCCGCAGGCGTGGTCTTCGCGAGCGCTGTACCCGGTGGAGAGCTACCTGGAGCACCAGGGCGCGAAGCTGGAGGCGCGCTTCGATGCCCGCTCCTACCTGGCGCTGCTAGGCGCCATGGACCACCACGACCTGGCGCGCGTGCCCACGCCGCGCGGCGGTCCCGGCCTGGACCGGATCCGCGCGAGCACGCTGAGCATCGGCATCGACCGCGACCAGCTCTTCCCGCCCGAACACATGGTGACGCTGTCCCGGCGCCTGCGCGCGCAGGGCCTGCACGCCGAATACGCGGCCCTGTGCAGCGTGCACGGCCACGACGGCTTCCTCATCGAATGGGACGCGCTCGCGCCCCTGTTGCTGCGCGCCCTGGCCCTGCCCCCGGGCGTGGGCCGTGATGCCCGCCCCTCCTCCCCTGCCGGCGTCCGCGCCCGGAAGACTTCATGA
- a CDS encoding O-acetylhomoserine aminocarboxypropyltransferase/cysteine synthase family protein: MSTPNDRPLHFDTLALHAGYSPDPTTGSRAVPIYQTTSYRFRDADHAAALFGLKEFGNIYTRITNPTTDVFEKRIAALEGGVGALAVASGQAAQTLGILNILKNGDELVSGASLYGGTYNLFKVTLPRLGITTRFVDSNRPESFREAIGPRTKALYLESLGNPRLDVPDFDAIAAIARDAGLPLFVDNTALSPALFNPLRHGAHVVLHSATKYIGGHGTSIGGVIVDGGNFPWENGRFPELTEPNPGYHGLRLREAFGPAAYILKARLEGLRDLGPALSPFNAHAFILGLETLRLRLERHSQNALAVAKWLQHHKKVEWVRYPGLENDPAFTHAKKYLKNGFGGLVTFGVKGGLPAGRRVIDGVKLWSLLANIGDTRSLIIHPASTTHEQLSPEERASTGVTDDLVRLSVGLEHLDDILADLDQALDAA; this comes from the coding sequence ATGAGCACGCCCAACGACCGCCCGCTGCACTTCGACACGCTCGCGCTGCACGCCGGCTATTCGCCCGACCCCACCACCGGGTCGCGCGCGGTGCCCATCTACCAGACGACCAGCTACCGCTTCCGCGACGCGGACCACGCCGCCGCCCTCTTCGGCCTCAAGGAGTTCGGCAACATCTACACACGCATCACGAACCCCACGACGGACGTGTTCGAGAAGCGCATCGCCGCGCTCGAAGGGGGCGTGGGCGCGCTCGCCGTGGCGTCCGGACAGGCCGCGCAGACGCTGGGCATCCTCAACATCCTCAAGAACGGGGATGAGCTCGTGTCCGGCGCCAGCCTCTACGGCGGCACCTACAACCTCTTCAAGGTGACGCTGCCCCGCCTGGGCATCACCACGCGCTTCGTGGACTCCAACCGCCCGGAGTCGTTCCGCGAAGCCATTGGCCCCAGGACGAAGGCGCTCTACCTGGAGTCGCTGGGCAACCCGCGCCTGGACGTGCCGGACTTCGACGCCATCGCCGCCATCGCGCGCGACGCGGGCCTGCCCCTCTTCGTGGACAACACCGCGCTGTCCCCCGCCCTCTTCAACCCCCTGCGCCACGGCGCGCACGTCGTGCTGCACAGCGCGACGAAGTACATCGGCGGCCACGGCACCTCCATTGGCGGCGTCATCGTGGACGGTGGCAACTTCCCCTGGGAGAACGGCCGGTTCCCGGAGCTGACCGAGCCCAACCCCGGCTACCACGGCCTGCGCCTGCGCGAAGCCTTCGGTCCCGCGGCCTACATCCTCAAGGCCCGGCTGGAGGGCCTGCGCGACCTGGGCCCCGCGCTCAGCCCCTTCAACGCGCACGCCTTCATCCTGGGCCTGGAGACGCTGCGGCTGCGCCTGGAGCGCCACTCGCAAAACGCGCTCGCGGTGGCGAAGTGGCTCCAGCACCACAAGAAGGTGGAGTGGGTGCGCTACCCGGGCCTGGAGAACGACCCCGCCTTCACCCACGCGAAGAAGTACCTCAAGAACGGCTTCGGCGGACTCGTCACCTTCGGCGTGAAGGGCGGCCTGCCGGCGGGGCGCCGCGTGATTGACGGCGTGAAGCTGTGGAGCCTGCTCGCGAACATCGGCGACACGCGCTCGCTCATCATCCACCCCGCGTCCACGACGCACGAGCAGCTGTCGCCGGAGGAGCGCGCCAGCACGGGCGTCACCGACGACCTGGTGCGGCTGTCCGTGGGCCTGGAGCACCTGGACGACATCCTGGCCGACCTGGACCAGGCGTTGGACGCGGCCTGA
- a CDS encoding glutathione S-transferase family protein encodes MRLYDFLPSANGYKVRTLFAQLGIAYELVPVDIFAGESHTADFHANKNPDGRIPVLEPEPGRFLAESNAILLFLAEGTSLLPEDRFARAQVHQWLFFEQNAVEPNLGTARYWRLTGREPLQPEVFRQRVSGGVRALEVLERHLGTRTFLVEERYTVADLGLFAYVHLAPDAGVALTPYPAVLAWLKRVKAQPGFQGALPPYPANARVR; translated from the coding sequence ATGCGCCTCTACGACTTCCTTCCTTCCGCGAACGGCTACAAGGTCCGCACCCTCTTCGCGCAGCTGGGCATCGCGTACGAGCTGGTGCCGGTGGACATCTTCGCGGGCGAGAGCCACACCGCCGACTTCCACGCGAACAAGAACCCGGACGGCCGCATCCCGGTGCTGGAGCCGGAGCCGGGACGGTTCCTGGCGGAGTCCAACGCCATCCTGCTGTTCCTCGCGGAGGGCACGAGCCTGTTGCCCGAGGACCGCTTCGCGCGAGCGCAGGTGCACCAGTGGCTGTTCTTCGAACAGAACGCGGTGGAGCCCAACCTGGGCACCGCGCGCTACTGGCGGCTCACCGGCCGCGAGCCCCTGCAACCGGAGGTGTTCCGTCAGCGCGTCTCCGGCGGCGTGCGCGCGTTGGAGGTGCTGGAGCGCCACCTGGGCACCCGCACGTTCCTGGTGGAGGAGCGCTACACCGTCGCGGACCTGGGCCTGTTCGCGTACGTGCACCTCGCGCCGGACGCGGGCGTGGCGCTGACGCCGTACCCGGCCGTGCTCGCGTGGCTGAAGCGCGTGAAGGCGCAGCCGGGCTTCCAGGGCGCGCTGCCGCCCTACCCCGCGAACGCGCGGGTGCGCTGA
- a CDS encoding alpha/beta hydrolase has product MPRLVLAAVLALGLSACSDDPDEPTPDAGSTADSGTATDAGTDAGVDAGTDAGTQVDAGTDAGSGSSRGAGKLPCITTGTTQTDAGTLSFCEAQVGAARVKIIEPQAGIAAAPMKLAIYLHGDGASAYNGGNPRALFTHGGWTYGHNTLYVAALAPNKCAWWTTPERTDCSTEATDADRDLEGKNAAALAEIIETVRRSWDILNGPIYFGGSSGGSIQLTASFLPRYGDRYPGVYALSCGGEKPWSGSMDWDASQASLRGSTKFYFTYGDQDYLIDDIRAAESYFTGLQFPVNDKVIAGAVHCAFDQIGRVSEVWNEATPTP; this is encoded by the coding sequence ATGCCCCGTCTCGTCCTCGCCGCCGTCCTTGCCCTGGGCCTGTCCGCGTGTTCGGACGACCCTGATGAGCCTACGCCCGATGCGGGCAGCACCGCCGACTCGGGCACCGCCACCGATGCTGGGACGGACGCGGGTGTGGATGCGGGCACCGACGCGGGCACGCAGGTGGACGCCGGCACGGACGCGGGCTCGGGCAGCTCGCGGGGCGCCGGCAAGCTGCCCTGCATCACCACGGGGACGACGCAGACGGACGCGGGCACCCTGTCGTTCTGCGAGGCGCAGGTCGGCGCGGCGCGGGTGAAGATCATCGAGCCCCAGGCGGGCATCGCGGCCGCGCCCATGAAGCTGGCCATCTACCTGCACGGGGATGGCGCCTCGGCCTACAACGGCGGCAACCCCCGCGCGCTGTTCACCCACGGCGGTTGGACCTACGGGCACAACACGCTCTACGTGGCGGCGCTCGCGCCGAACAAGTGCGCCTGGTGGACGACCCCGGAGCGCACGGACTGCTCCACCGAAGCGACGGACGCGGATCGCGACCTGGAGGGCAAGAACGCGGCGGCGCTGGCGGAGATCATCGAAACGGTGCGCCGGAGCTGGGACATCCTGAACGGGCCCATCTACTTCGGCGGCTCGTCGGGCGGCTCCATCCAGCTGACCGCCAGCTTCCTGCCGCGCTACGGCGACCGCTACCCGGGCGTCTACGCGCTCAGCTGCGGCGGCGAGAAGCCGTGGTCGGGGAGCATGGACTGGGATGCGAGCCAAGCGTCGCTGCGCGGTAGCACGAAGTTCTACTTCACCTACGGCGACCAGGATTACCTCATCGACGACATCCGGGCCGCCGAGTCCTACTTCACCGGGCTCCAGTTCCCGGTGAACGACAAGGTCATCGCGGGCGCCGTGCACTGCGCGTTCGATCAGATTGGCCGCGTCTCCGAGGTCTGGAACGAGGCCACCCCTACGCCGTAG
- a CDS encoding cytochrome P450, whose translation MSGRVNLMAPEVRANPYPVYAELRRNAPVCQVEPGGLWALTRFEDVSAAFKNPQVFSSAGVRAVTAPPWLGHNPFSESMIVMDPPHHMRLRALVSRAWTPTAVNRLEPRIRSFAQSLAERLHPEREVDFVDAFAMPLPASVIGELFALDPRMTARYKRWSVDLSSVSGTTEKDTHRHESIRATVREMEDYLSQVVADRRRQPQDDMVSDLVQTRVDGEALSDTELMSFLFLLVVAGLETTVQLVSHCVRMLMEHPHLLARLRENPAQLPRFVEEVLRFEPSVHGLVRVTTKATEVAGVVIPEGARVALMVGSACRDGERFKDPDTFDMDREGVNNFPFGHGIHFCLGAPLARLEARVGLEVLLSRFTRFTPAGPVKWNTSLTVRGPLTMPLIPHA comes from the coding sequence ATGAGCGGACGCGTGAACCTGATGGCCCCGGAGGTCCGGGCCAATCCCTACCCCGTCTACGCGGAGCTGCGGCGCAACGCTCCGGTGTGTCAGGTGGAGCCAGGTGGCCTCTGGGCGCTCACGCGCTTCGAGGACGTGTCCGCGGCGTTCAAGAACCCGCAGGTGTTCTCCTCGGCGGGGGTGCGCGCCGTCACGGCGCCCCCGTGGCTGGGCCACAACCCGTTCTCCGAATCCATGATCGTCATGGACCCGCCGCACCACATGCGGCTGCGCGCGCTGGTGAGCCGCGCGTGGACGCCCACGGCGGTGAACCGGCTGGAGCCTCGCATCCGGAGCTTCGCGCAATCCCTTGCCGAGCGGCTGCACCCGGAGCGGGAGGTGGACTTCGTGGATGCCTTCGCCATGCCGCTGCCCGCCAGCGTGATTGGCGAACTGTTCGCGTTGGATCCGCGGATGACCGCCCGCTACAAGCGCTGGTCGGTGGACCTGTCCAGCGTGTCCGGGACGACGGAGAAGGACACCCACCGCCACGAGTCCATCCGCGCCACGGTGCGCGAGATGGAGGACTACCTGTCCCAGGTGGTCGCCGACCGCCGCCGCCAGCCCCAGGACGACATGGTGTCGGACCTGGTGCAGACGCGCGTGGACGGCGAGGCGCTCTCCGACACGGAGCTGATGAGCTTCCTGTTCCTGCTCGTCGTCGCGGGGCTGGAGACCACCGTGCAGCTCGTCAGCCACTGCGTGCGCATGCTGATGGAGCACCCGCACCTGCTCGCCCGCCTGCGGGAGAACCCGGCCCAGCTCCCGCGCTTCGTGGAGGAGGTGCTGCGCTTCGAGCCCTCCGTGCACGGCCTGGTGCGCGTCACCACGAAGGCGACGGAGGTGGCGGGCGTGGTGATTCCGGAGGGCGCGCGCGTGGCGCTGATGGTGGGCTCCGCGTGCCGCGACGGCGAGCGCTTCAAGGACCCGGACACCTTCGACATGGACCGTGAGGGCGTGAACAACTTCCCCTTCGGCCACGGCATCCACTTCTGCCTGGGCGCGCCCCTGGCCCGGCTGGAGGCGCGCGTGGGGCTGGAGGTGCTCCTGTCCCGCTTCACGCGCTTCACGCCCGCGGGCCCGGTGAAGTGGAACACCTCCCTCACCGTGCGCGGCCCGCTGACGATGCCCCTCATCCCGCACGCCTGA
- a CDS encoding aldose epimerase, with product MSGPFPGIAGLDTYALEDGACRVEVIPTRGALVTRMVVDGEEVLFLDEGTVADLTKNVRGGIPVLFPIAGPLPGDTYPADRKAYTLPQHGFARRLPWTVRQAEGSLLVLGLTSSEETLRQYPWAFDAQLTFSLVGSRLTIDFDLENRDTRPLPLHLGYHPYFRVPQANKAQARVETDATHAWDNREKKEVPFTGLDLTQAEVDMHLRDHKGPGTVLSRGPGLPPVKLSWSPEFRLLVVWTLQGKDFVCVEPWTAAAGALATGEGLLHVEPSERVSLAFDIEA from the coding sequence ATGAGCGGACCGTTCCCGGGCATCGCGGGGCTGGACACCTACGCGCTGGAGGATGGCGCGTGCCGCGTGGAGGTCATCCCCACGCGCGGCGCGCTCGTCACGCGCATGGTGGTGGACGGCGAGGAGGTGCTCTTCCTGGACGAGGGCACCGTCGCCGACCTCACGAAGAACGTGCGCGGGGGCATCCCCGTGCTCTTTCCCATCGCCGGTCCCCTGCCCGGGGACACGTACCCGGCGGACCGCAAGGCATACACCCTGCCGCAGCACGGCTTCGCGCGGCGGCTGCCGTGGACCGTGCGGCAGGCGGAGGGCTCGCTGCTGGTGCTGGGGCTCACCTCGTCGGAGGAGACGCTGCGCCAGTACCCGTGGGCCTTCGACGCGCAGCTGACGTTCTCGCTGGTGGGCAGCCGGCTCACCATCGACTTCGACCTGGAGAACCGGGACACGCGGCCCCTGCCGCTGCACCTGGGCTACCACCCTTACTTCCGCGTGCCGCAGGCGAACAAGGCCCAGGCCCGCGTGGAGACGGACGCCACGCACGCGTGGGACAACCGGGAGAAGAAGGAGGTGCCCTTCACCGGCCTGGACCTCACGCAGGCGGAGGTGGACATGCACCTGCGCGACCACAAGGGCCCGGGCACGGTGCTTTCGCGCGGGCCGGGCCTGCCGCCGGTGAAGCTGTCGTGGAGCCCGGAGTTCCGGCTGCTCGTCGTGTGGACGTTGCAGGGCAAGGACTTCGTCTGCGTGGAGCCGTGGACCGCCGCCGCCGGGGCGCTGGCCACCGGCGAGGGCCTGCTGCACGTGGAGCCCAGCGAGCGCGTGTCGCTCGCGTTCGACATCGAGGCGTGA
- the pruA gene encoding L-glutamate gamma-semialdehyde dehydrogenase, with translation MLNAFPRVPAPKNEPVLSHAPGTPERAELQATLKRMSGEKLEIPVVIGGKHLRSGKTDTVRMPHRHQHVLATLHEADASHVEQAIQNALSVKEDWARMSFHARAAIFLRAAELLATRYRPLLNASSMLGQSKTAHQAEIDAACELIDFLRYNVHFAQQILSIQPESSAQTWNLTDYRPLDGFVFAITPFNFTSIAVNLCVAPAIMGNVVLWKPSSTQALSAWYGLELLREAGLPDGVINMLPGDGPTVGNPVLASPHLGGIHFTGSTPTFNSLWRTVGENISRYKQYPRLVGETGGKDFIFAHPSAADDLEALAVAIVRGGFEYQGQKCSAASRVYVPESLWPKLKPRLQALIGEIKMGDVADFRNFMGAVIDERSFKKVSSYIDLAKTGGDATIIAGGGTDKSEGWYVQPTLVQCHSPRHRIMTEEIFAPLVGLYVYPDAKLEETLKECDQAASYALTGAIFARDRKAIEMMMSSLRGAAGNFYINDKPTGAVVGQQPFGGSRASGTNDKAGSIVNLFRWSSPRTIKENFVPPAQVPYPFMDSDPKEGAI, from the coding sequence GTGCTCAACGCCTTCCCCCGCGTCCCGGCTCCCAAGAACGAGCCCGTCCTCTCCCACGCCCCCGGCACGCCCGAGCGCGCCGAGCTCCAGGCCACGCTCAAGCGCATGAGCGGTGAGAAGCTGGAGATCCCGGTCGTCATCGGCGGCAAGCACCTCCGCTCCGGCAAGACGGACACGGTGCGCATGCCGCACCGGCACCAGCACGTGCTGGCCACCCTGCACGAGGCGGACGCCAGCCACGTCGAGCAGGCCATCCAGAACGCCCTGAGCGTGAAGGAGGACTGGGCGCGGATGTCCTTCCACGCGCGTGCGGCCATCTTCCTGCGCGCCGCGGAGCTGCTGGCCACGCGCTACCGCCCGCTGCTCAACGCGTCCTCCATGCTGGGCCAGTCGAAGACGGCGCACCAGGCGGAGATCGACGCGGCGTGCGAGCTCATCGACTTCCTTCGCTACAACGTCCACTTCGCGCAGCAGATCTTGTCCATCCAGCCGGAGAGCTCCGCGCAGACGTGGAACCTGACGGACTACCGGCCGCTGGACGGGTTCGTCTTCGCCATCACGCCGTTCAACTTCACCTCCATCGCCGTCAACCTGTGCGTGGCGCCCGCCATCATGGGCAACGTGGTGCTGTGGAAGCCGTCCTCCACGCAGGCCCTGAGCGCGTGGTACGGCCTGGAGCTGCTGCGCGAGGCGGGCCTGCCCGACGGCGTCATCAACATGCTGCCCGGCGACGGCCCCACGGTGGGCAACCCGGTGCTGGCGAGCCCCCACCTGGGCGGCATCCACTTCACCGGCTCCACGCCCACGTTCAACAGCCTGTGGCGCACCGTGGGCGAGAACATCAGCCGCTACAAGCAGTACCCCCGGCTGGTGGGTGAGACGGGCGGCAAGGACTTCATCTTCGCGCACCCGTCCGCGGCGGACGACCTGGAGGCGCTCGCGGTCGCCATCGTGCGCGGCGGCTTCGAATACCAGGGCCAGAAGTGCTCCGCGGCCAGCCGCGTCTACGTGCCGGAGTCGCTGTGGCCCAAGCTGAAGCCGCGCCTGCAGGCGCTCATCGGTGAAATCAAGATGGGCGACGTGGCGGACTTCCGGAACTTCATGGGCGCCGTCATCGACGAGCGCTCGTTCAAGAAGGTGTCGTCGTACATCGACCTGGCGAAGACGGGCGGCGACGCCACCATCATCGCGGGCGGCGGGACGGACAAGAGCGAGGGCTGGTACGTGCAGCCCACGCTGGTGCAGTGCCACAGCCCGCGCCACCGCATCATGACGGAGGAGATCTTCGCGCCGCTCGTGGGCCTGTACGTCTACCCGGACGCGAAGCTGGAGGAGACGCTGAAGGAGTGCGACCAGGCCGCCAGCTACGCGCTGACCGGCGCCATCTTCGCGCGGGACCGCAAGGCCATCGAGATGATGATGAGCAGCCTGCGCGGCGCAGCGGGCAACTTCTACATCAACGACAAGCCCACGGGCGCGGTGGTGGGCCAGCAGCCCTTCGGCGGCAGCCGGGCGTCCGGCACGAACGACAAGGCGGGCTCCATCGTCAACCTGTTCCGCTGGAGCAGCCCGCGCACCATCAAGGAGAACTTCGTGCCGCCCGCGCAGGTGCCCTACCCCTTCATGGACAGCGACCCGAAGGAAGGGGCCATCTAG
- a CDS encoding response regulator has protein sequence MKPKVLIVENSWTMRETLRLLLSGEFDCTVAADGEAGLAHALTETPDVLLSDVNMDGIDGYELCRRVRAEPSLARLPVVFVSGYAPRVDLDPAQPQPDAYLVKPVKPPYLIAQLHAVLQRARGATAKAAGEA, from the coding sequence GTGAAGCCCAAGGTCCTCATCGTCGAGAACTCCTGGACCATGCGCGAGACGCTGCGGCTGCTGCTGTCCGGTGAGTTCGACTGCACGGTGGCGGCCGACGGCGAGGCGGGGCTCGCGCACGCGCTGACGGAGACGCCGGACGTGCTGCTGTCGGACGTGAACATGGACGGCATCGACGGCTATGAGCTGTGCCGCCGCGTGCGCGCCGAACCGTCCCTGGCGCGCCTGCCGGTGGTGTTCGTCAGCGGCTACGCGCCGCGCGTGGACCTGGACCCCGCGCAGCCCCAGCCGGACGCGTACCTGGTCAAGCCCGTGAAGCCGCCGTACCTCATCGCGCAGCTGCACGCCGTGTTGCAGCGGGCGCGGGGCGCGACGGCCAAGGCGGCGGGCGAGGCCTGA